A region of Salvelinus alpinus chromosome 24, SLU_Salpinus.1, whole genome shotgun sequence DNA encodes the following proteins:
- the LOC139551958 gene encoding alpha-actinin-3-like isoform X2 has product MTSIETQVQYGPYMMTSDSEQVYMNQEDDWDRDLLLDPAWEKQQRKTFTAWCNSHLRKAGTQIENIEEDFRNGLKLMLLLEVISGERLPKPDKGQMRFHKIANVNKALDFICSKGVKLVSIGAEEIVDANVKMTLGMIWTIILRFAIQDISVEETSAKEGLLLWCQRKTAPYRNVNVQNFHISWKDGLALCALIHRHRPDLSDYSKLRKDDPMGNLNTAFEVTEKYLDIPKMLDAEDIVNTPKPDEKAIMTYVSCFYHAFAGAEQAETAANRICKVLAVNQENEKLMEEYEKLASELLGWIRRTIPWLENRVAEQTMRTMQKKLEDFRDYRRIHKPPKVQEKCQLEINFNTLQTKLRLSNMPAFMPSEGKMVSDIANGWKGLEQVEKGYEEWLLTEIRRLERLDHLAEKFKQKCSLHESWTSALWSSGTVELLSMKDYESASLLEIRALMRIHEAFESDLAAHQDRVEQIAAIAQELNELDYHDAVAINARCQGICDQWDNLGTLTQKRRDSLERVEKLWETIDQLYLEFAKRAAPFNNWMDGAMEDLQDMFIVHSIEEIQSLITAHDQFKATLPEADKERMATMGIQSEIVKMAQTYGIKLSGVNPYTVLSPQDITNKWDAKHLVPLRDQMLQEELARQQSNERLRHQFAAQANIIGPWIQTKMAEISHVSVDIAGSLEEQMSNLKQYEQNINYKCNIDKLEGNHQLSQEGLIFNNKHTNFTMEHVHVGWEQLLTTIARTINEVENQILTRDSKGISQEQLNEFRASFNHFDRKRNGMMDPDDFCACLISMGFDLVSGPQGEVEFACIMTLVDSNNTGVVTFQAFIDFMTRKTAETDTVDQVMTRETVMASDKTYITVEELRRELPPEQADYCVSRMTRYIGSDAPSGALDYISFSSALYGESDL; this is encoded by the exons ACCTTCACTGCCTGGTGCAACTCTCACTTGCGTAAAGCGGGTACACAGATTGAGAACATTGAGGAGGACTTCAGGAATGGACTCAAACTCATGTTGCTGCTGGAAGTCATCTCAG GTGAAAGGCTTCCCAAGCCAGACAAAGGTCAAATGCGTTTCCACAAGATCGCCAATGTGAACAAGGCCCTGGATTTCATCTGCAGCAAGGGAGTCAAGCTGGTGTCCATCGGTGCCGAGG AGATTGTGGATGCTAATGTAAAGATGACCCTGGGGATGATCTGGACCATCATCCTGCGTTTCGCCATCCAGGACATCTCTGTAGAGG AGACCTCTGCTAAGGAGGGTCTGTTGCTGTGGTGCCAGAGGAAGACAGCCCCCTACAGGAATGTTAATGTGCAGAACTTCCACATCAG TTGGAAGGATGGCCTAGCACTGTGTGCCCTCATCCACAGACACAGACCTGACCTCAGTGATTACTCCAAACTGCGCAAG GATGACCCCATGGGAAACCTCAACACTGCCTTCGAGGTGACAGAGAAGTACCTGGACATCCCCAAGATGTTGGATGCAGAAG ATATTGTGAACACGCCAAAGCCCGATGAGAAAGCCATCATGACCTATGTGTCCTGCTTCTATCACGCCTTTGCTGGAGCAGAGC AGGCCGAGACCGCTGCCAATAGGATCTGCAAGGTGCTGGCTGTGAACCAGGAGAACGAGAAGCTGATGGAGGAGTATGAGAAGCTGGCCAGTGAG CTGCTGGGGTGGATCCGTCGCACCATCCCCTGGCTGGAGAACCGCGTGGCGGAGCAGACCATGCGCACCATGCAGAAGAAGCTGGAGGACTTCCGTGACTACCGTCGCATCCACAAGCCTCCCAAGGTCCAGGAGAAGTGTCAGCTGGAGATCAACTTCAACACCCTGCAGACCAAGCTGAGGCTGAGCAACATGCCCGCCTTCATGCCTTCTGAGGGAAAGATGGTGTCG gaCATTGCCAATGGCTGGAAGGGTCTGGAGCAGGTAGAGAAGGGCTATGAGGAGTGGCTGCTCACTGAGATCAGACGCCTGGAGAGACTGGACCACCTGGCTGAGAAGTTCAAGCAGAAGTGTTCCCTGCATGAGTCCTGGACCTCAG CCCTGTGGTCTTCaggaactgtggagctgctgTCCATGAAGGACTATGAGTCAGCCTCTCTGTTGGAGATCAGGGCTCTGATGAGGATACACGAGGCGTTTGAGTCTGACCTGGCCGCCCACCAGGACAGAGTGGAACAGATCGCTGCCATCGCCCAGGAGCTCAa TGAGCTGGACTATCATGACGCTGTCGCCATCAACGCCCGCTGCCAGGGCATCTGTGACCAGTGGGACAACCTGGGCACTCTGACCCAAAAGAGGAGAGACTCACTTGAG CGTGTGGAGAAGCTGTGGGAGACCATTGACCAGCTGTACCTGGAGTTCGCCAAGAGAGCAGCTCCCTTCAACAACTGGATGGATGGAGCCATGGAGGACTTACAGGATATGTTCATTGTGCACAGCATTGAGGAGATCCAG agtCTGATTACAGCCCATGACCAGTTCAAGGCCACCCTACCAGAGGCTGATAAGGAGCGCATGGCCACCATGGGCATCCAGAGTGAGATTGTGAAGATGGCTCAGACCTATGGTATCAAGCTGTCAGGAGTCAACCCCTACACCGTCCTCTCCCCCCAGGACATCACCAACAAGTGGGAT GCGAAACACTTGGTGCCCCTCAGAGACCAGATGCTGCAGGAGGAGTTGGCCAGGCAGCAGTCCAACGAGAGGCTGAGGCACCAGTTTGCTGCCCAGGCCAACATCATTGGACCCTGGATTCAGACCAAGATGGCG gaGATCAGCCATGTGTCTGTGGACATCGCCGGCTCCCTGGAGGAACAGATGAGCAACCTGAAGCAGTACGAGCAGAACATCAACTACAAGTGTAACATCGACAAGCTGGAGGGAAACCACCAGCTCAGCCAGGAAGGACTCATCTTCAACAACAAGCACACCAACTTTACCATGGAG CATGTGCATGTGGGCTGGGAGCAGCTCCTGACCACCATCGCCCGCACCATCAACGAGGTGGAGAACCAGATCCTGACCCGTGACTCCAAGGGCATCAGTCAGGAGCAGCTCAACGAGTTCAGAGCCTCCTTCAACCACTTTGACAGG AAGAGAAATGGCATGATGGATCCAGACGACTTCTGTGCCTGTCTCATCTCCATGGGCTTTGATCTGGTGA gtggcCCTCAGGGTGAGGTGGAGTTTGCCTGCATCATGACCCTGGTGGATTCCAACAACACAGGCGTGGTCACCTTCCAGGCCTTCATCGACTTCATGACCCGCAAGACAGCCGAGACAGACACCGTCGACCAGGTCATGACCCGCGAGACA GTCATGGCCTCCGACAAG ACATACATCACTGTGGAAGAACTGCGCAGGGAGCTGCCCCCAGAGCAGGCCGACTACTGCGTCAGCCGCATGACCAGGTACATCGGCAGTGACGCACCCTCAGGCGCCCTGGACTACATCTCCTTCTCCAGTGCCCTGTACGGCGAGAGCGACTTATAA
- the LOC139551958 gene encoding alpha-actinin-3-like isoform X4, which produces MTSIETQVQYGPYMMTSDSEQVYMNQEDDWDRDLLLDPAWEKQQRKTFTAWCNSHLRKAGTQIENIEEDFRNGLKLMLLLEVISGERLPKPDKGQMRFHKIANVNKALDFICSKGVKLVSIGAEEIVDANVKMTLGMIWTIILRFAIQDISVEETSAKEGLLLWCQRKTAPYRNVNVQNFHISWKDGLALCALIHRHRPDLSDYSKLRKDDPMGNLNTAFEVTEKYLDIPKMLDAEDIVNTPKPDEKAIMTYVSCFYHAFAGAEQAETAANRICKVLAVNQENEKLMEEYEKLASELLGWIRRTIPWLENRVAEQTMRTMQKKLEDFRDYRRIHKPPKVQEKCQLEINFNTLQTKLRLSNMPAFMPSEGKMVSDIANGWKGLEQVEKGYEEWLLTEIRRLERLDHLAEKFKQKCSLHESWTSGTVELLSMKDYESASLLEIRALMRIHEAFESDLAAHQDRVEQIAAIAQELNELDYHDAVAINARCQGICDQWDNLGTLTQKRRDSLERVEKLWETIDQLYLEFAKRAAPFNNWMDGAMEDLQDMFIVHSIEEIQSLITAHDQFKATLPEADKERMATMGIQSEIVKMAQTYGIKLSGVNPYTVLSPQDITNKWDAKHLVPLRDQMLQEELARQQSNERLRHQFAAQANIIGPWIQTKMAEISHVSVDIAGSLEEQMSNLKQYEQNINYKCNIDKLEGNHQLSQEGLIFNNKHTNFTMEHVHVGWEQLLTTIARTINEVENQILTRDSKGISQEQLNEFRASFNHFDRKRNGMMDPDDFCACLISMGFDLGEVEFACIMTLVDSNNTGVVTFQAFIDFMTRKTAETDTVDQVMTRETVMASDKTYITVEELRRELPPEQADYCVSRMTRYIGSDAPSGALDYISFSSALYGESDL; this is translated from the exons ACCTTCACTGCCTGGTGCAACTCTCACTTGCGTAAAGCGGGTACACAGATTGAGAACATTGAGGAGGACTTCAGGAATGGACTCAAACTCATGTTGCTGCTGGAAGTCATCTCAG GTGAAAGGCTTCCCAAGCCAGACAAAGGTCAAATGCGTTTCCACAAGATCGCCAATGTGAACAAGGCCCTGGATTTCATCTGCAGCAAGGGAGTCAAGCTGGTGTCCATCGGTGCCGAGG AGATTGTGGATGCTAATGTAAAGATGACCCTGGGGATGATCTGGACCATCATCCTGCGTTTCGCCATCCAGGACATCTCTGTAGAGG AGACCTCTGCTAAGGAGGGTCTGTTGCTGTGGTGCCAGAGGAAGACAGCCCCCTACAGGAATGTTAATGTGCAGAACTTCCACATCAG TTGGAAGGATGGCCTAGCACTGTGTGCCCTCATCCACAGACACAGACCTGACCTCAGTGATTACTCCAAACTGCGCAAG GATGACCCCATGGGAAACCTCAACACTGCCTTCGAGGTGACAGAGAAGTACCTGGACATCCCCAAGATGTTGGATGCAGAAG ATATTGTGAACACGCCAAAGCCCGATGAGAAAGCCATCATGACCTATGTGTCCTGCTTCTATCACGCCTTTGCTGGAGCAGAGC AGGCCGAGACCGCTGCCAATAGGATCTGCAAGGTGCTGGCTGTGAACCAGGAGAACGAGAAGCTGATGGAGGAGTATGAGAAGCTGGCCAGTGAG CTGCTGGGGTGGATCCGTCGCACCATCCCCTGGCTGGAGAACCGCGTGGCGGAGCAGACCATGCGCACCATGCAGAAGAAGCTGGAGGACTTCCGTGACTACCGTCGCATCCACAAGCCTCCCAAGGTCCAGGAGAAGTGTCAGCTGGAGATCAACTTCAACACCCTGCAGACCAAGCTGAGGCTGAGCAACATGCCCGCCTTCATGCCTTCTGAGGGAAAGATGGTGTCG gaCATTGCCAATGGCTGGAAGGGTCTGGAGCAGGTAGAGAAGGGCTATGAGGAGTGGCTGCTCACTGAGATCAGACGCCTGGAGAGACTGGACCACCTGGCTGAGAAGTTCAAGCAGAAGTGTTCCCTGCATGAGTCCTGGACCTCAG gaactgtggagctgctgTCCATGAAGGACTATGAGTCAGCCTCTCTGTTGGAGATCAGGGCTCTGATGAGGATACACGAGGCGTTTGAGTCTGACCTGGCCGCCCACCAGGACAGAGTGGAACAGATCGCTGCCATCGCCCAGGAGCTCAa TGAGCTGGACTATCATGACGCTGTCGCCATCAACGCCCGCTGCCAGGGCATCTGTGACCAGTGGGACAACCTGGGCACTCTGACCCAAAAGAGGAGAGACTCACTTGAG CGTGTGGAGAAGCTGTGGGAGACCATTGACCAGCTGTACCTGGAGTTCGCCAAGAGAGCAGCTCCCTTCAACAACTGGATGGATGGAGCCATGGAGGACTTACAGGATATGTTCATTGTGCACAGCATTGAGGAGATCCAG agtCTGATTACAGCCCATGACCAGTTCAAGGCCACCCTACCAGAGGCTGATAAGGAGCGCATGGCCACCATGGGCATCCAGAGTGAGATTGTGAAGATGGCTCAGACCTATGGTATCAAGCTGTCAGGAGTCAACCCCTACACCGTCCTCTCCCCCCAGGACATCACCAACAAGTGGGAT GCGAAACACTTGGTGCCCCTCAGAGACCAGATGCTGCAGGAGGAGTTGGCCAGGCAGCAGTCCAACGAGAGGCTGAGGCACCAGTTTGCTGCCCAGGCCAACATCATTGGACCCTGGATTCAGACCAAGATGGCG gaGATCAGCCATGTGTCTGTGGACATCGCCGGCTCCCTGGAGGAACAGATGAGCAACCTGAAGCAGTACGAGCAGAACATCAACTACAAGTGTAACATCGACAAGCTGGAGGGAAACCACCAGCTCAGCCAGGAAGGACTCATCTTCAACAACAAGCACACCAACTTTACCATGGAG CATGTGCATGTGGGCTGGGAGCAGCTCCTGACCACCATCGCCCGCACCATCAACGAGGTGGAGAACCAGATCCTGACCCGTGACTCCAAGGGCATCAGTCAGGAGCAGCTCAACGAGTTCAGAGCCTCCTTCAACCACTTTGACAGG AAGAGAAATGGCATGATGGATCCAGACGACTTCTGTGCCTGTCTCATCTCCATGGGCTTTGATCTG GGTGAGGTGGAGTTTGCCTGCATCATGACCCTGGTGGATTCCAACAACACAGGCGTGGTCACCTTCCAGGCCTTCATCGACTTCATGACCCGCAAGACAGCCGAGACAGACACCGTCGACCAGGTCATGACCCGCGAGACA GTCATGGCCTCCGACAAG ACATACATCACTGTGGAAGAACTGCGCAGGGAGCTGCCCCCAGAGCAGGCCGACTACTGCGTCAGCCGCATGACCAGGTACATCGGCAGTGACGCACCCTCAGGCGCCCTGGACTACATCTCCTTCTCCAGTGCCCTGTACGGCGAGAGCGACTTATAA
- the LOC139551958 gene encoding alpha-actinin-3-like isoform X1: protein MTSIETQVQYGPYMMTSDSEQVYMNQEDDWDRDLLLDPAWEKQQRKTFTAWCNSHLRKAGTQIENIEEDFRNGLKLMLLLEVISGERLPKPDKGQMRFHKIANVNKALDFICSKGVKLVSIGAEEIVDANVKMTLGMIWTIILRFAIQDISVEETSAKEGLLLWCQRKTAPYRNVNVQNFHISWKDGLALCALIHRHRPDLSDYSKLRKDDPMGNLNTAFEVTEKYLDIPKMLDAEDIVNTPKPDEKAIMTYVSCFYHAFAGAEQAETAANRICKVLAVNQENEKLMEEYEKLASELLGWIRRTIPWLENRVAEQTMRTMQKKLEDFRDYRRIHKPPKVQEKCQLEINFNTLQTKLRLSNMPAFMPSEGKMVSDIANGWKGLEQVEKGYEEWLLTEIRRLERLDHLAEKFKQKCSLHESWTSALWSSGTVELLSMKDYESASLLEIRALMRIHEAFESDLAAHQDRVEQIAAIAQELNELDYHDAVAINARCQGICDQWDNLGTLTQKRRDSLERVEKLWETIDQLYLEFAKRAAPFNNWMDGAMEDLQDMFIVHSIEEIQSLITAHDQFKATLPEADKERMATMGIQSEIVKMAQTYGIKLSGVNPYTVLSPQDITNKWDAKHLVPLRDQMLQEELARQQSNERLRHQFAAQANIIGPWIQTKMAEISHVSVDIAGSLEEQMSNLKQYEQNINYKCNIDKLEGNHQLSQEGLIFNNKHTNFTMEHVHVGWEQLLTTIARTINEVENQILTRDSKGISQEQLNEFRASFNHFDRKRNGMMDPDDFCACLISMGFDLGEVEFACIMTLVDSNNTGVVTFQAFIDFMTRKTAETDTVDQVMTRETVMASDKTYITVEELRRELPPEQADYCVSRMTRYIGSDAPSGALDYISFSSALYGESDL, encoded by the exons ACCTTCACTGCCTGGTGCAACTCTCACTTGCGTAAAGCGGGTACACAGATTGAGAACATTGAGGAGGACTTCAGGAATGGACTCAAACTCATGTTGCTGCTGGAAGTCATCTCAG GTGAAAGGCTTCCCAAGCCAGACAAAGGTCAAATGCGTTTCCACAAGATCGCCAATGTGAACAAGGCCCTGGATTTCATCTGCAGCAAGGGAGTCAAGCTGGTGTCCATCGGTGCCGAGG AGATTGTGGATGCTAATGTAAAGATGACCCTGGGGATGATCTGGACCATCATCCTGCGTTTCGCCATCCAGGACATCTCTGTAGAGG AGACCTCTGCTAAGGAGGGTCTGTTGCTGTGGTGCCAGAGGAAGACAGCCCCCTACAGGAATGTTAATGTGCAGAACTTCCACATCAG TTGGAAGGATGGCCTAGCACTGTGTGCCCTCATCCACAGACACAGACCTGACCTCAGTGATTACTCCAAACTGCGCAAG GATGACCCCATGGGAAACCTCAACACTGCCTTCGAGGTGACAGAGAAGTACCTGGACATCCCCAAGATGTTGGATGCAGAAG ATATTGTGAACACGCCAAAGCCCGATGAGAAAGCCATCATGACCTATGTGTCCTGCTTCTATCACGCCTTTGCTGGAGCAGAGC AGGCCGAGACCGCTGCCAATAGGATCTGCAAGGTGCTGGCTGTGAACCAGGAGAACGAGAAGCTGATGGAGGAGTATGAGAAGCTGGCCAGTGAG CTGCTGGGGTGGATCCGTCGCACCATCCCCTGGCTGGAGAACCGCGTGGCGGAGCAGACCATGCGCACCATGCAGAAGAAGCTGGAGGACTTCCGTGACTACCGTCGCATCCACAAGCCTCCCAAGGTCCAGGAGAAGTGTCAGCTGGAGATCAACTTCAACACCCTGCAGACCAAGCTGAGGCTGAGCAACATGCCCGCCTTCATGCCTTCTGAGGGAAAGATGGTGTCG gaCATTGCCAATGGCTGGAAGGGTCTGGAGCAGGTAGAGAAGGGCTATGAGGAGTGGCTGCTCACTGAGATCAGACGCCTGGAGAGACTGGACCACCTGGCTGAGAAGTTCAAGCAGAAGTGTTCCCTGCATGAGTCCTGGACCTCAG CCCTGTGGTCTTCaggaactgtggagctgctgTCCATGAAGGACTATGAGTCAGCCTCTCTGTTGGAGATCAGGGCTCTGATGAGGATACACGAGGCGTTTGAGTCTGACCTGGCCGCCCACCAGGACAGAGTGGAACAGATCGCTGCCATCGCCCAGGAGCTCAa TGAGCTGGACTATCATGACGCTGTCGCCATCAACGCCCGCTGCCAGGGCATCTGTGACCAGTGGGACAACCTGGGCACTCTGACCCAAAAGAGGAGAGACTCACTTGAG CGTGTGGAGAAGCTGTGGGAGACCATTGACCAGCTGTACCTGGAGTTCGCCAAGAGAGCAGCTCCCTTCAACAACTGGATGGATGGAGCCATGGAGGACTTACAGGATATGTTCATTGTGCACAGCATTGAGGAGATCCAG agtCTGATTACAGCCCATGACCAGTTCAAGGCCACCCTACCAGAGGCTGATAAGGAGCGCATGGCCACCATGGGCATCCAGAGTGAGATTGTGAAGATGGCTCAGACCTATGGTATCAAGCTGTCAGGAGTCAACCCCTACACCGTCCTCTCCCCCCAGGACATCACCAACAAGTGGGAT GCGAAACACTTGGTGCCCCTCAGAGACCAGATGCTGCAGGAGGAGTTGGCCAGGCAGCAGTCCAACGAGAGGCTGAGGCACCAGTTTGCTGCCCAGGCCAACATCATTGGACCCTGGATTCAGACCAAGATGGCG gaGATCAGCCATGTGTCTGTGGACATCGCCGGCTCCCTGGAGGAACAGATGAGCAACCTGAAGCAGTACGAGCAGAACATCAACTACAAGTGTAACATCGACAAGCTGGAGGGAAACCACCAGCTCAGCCAGGAAGGACTCATCTTCAACAACAAGCACACCAACTTTACCATGGAG CATGTGCATGTGGGCTGGGAGCAGCTCCTGACCACCATCGCCCGCACCATCAACGAGGTGGAGAACCAGATCCTGACCCGTGACTCCAAGGGCATCAGTCAGGAGCAGCTCAACGAGTTCAGAGCCTCCTTCAACCACTTTGACAGG AAGAGAAATGGCATGATGGATCCAGACGACTTCTGTGCCTGTCTCATCTCCATGGGCTTTGATCTG GGTGAGGTGGAGTTTGCCTGCATCATGACCCTGGTGGATTCCAACAACACAGGCGTGGTCACCTTCCAGGCCTTCATCGACTTCATGACCCGCAAGACAGCCGAGACAGACACCGTCGACCAGGTCATGACCCGCGAGACA GTCATGGCCTCCGACAAG ACATACATCACTGTGGAAGAACTGCGCAGGGAGCTGCCCCCAGAGCAGGCCGACTACTGCGTCAGCCGCATGACCAGGTACATCGGCAGTGACGCACCCTCAGGCGCCCTGGACTACATCTCCTTCTCCAGTGCCCTGTACGGCGAGAGCGACTTATAA
- the LOC139551958 gene encoding alpha-actinin-3-like isoform X6 — MTSIETQVQYGPYMMTSDSEQVYMNQEDDWDRDLLLDPAWEKQQRKTFTAWCNSHLRKAGTQIENIEEDFRNGLKLMLLLEVISGERLPKPDKGQMRFHKIANVNKALDFICSKGVKLVSIGAEEIVDANVKMTLGMIWTIILRFAIQDISVEETSAKEGLLLWCQRKTAPYRNVNVQNFHISWKDGLALCALIHRHRPDLSDYSKLRKDDPMGNLNTAFEVTEKYLDIPKMLDAEDIVNTPKPDEKAIMTYVSCFYHAFAGAEQAETAANRICKVLAVNQENEKLMEEYEKLASELLGWIRRTIPWLENRVAEQTMRTMQKKLEDFRDYRRIHKPPKVQEKCQLEINFNTLQTKLRLSNMPAFMPSEGKMVSDIANGWKGLEQVEKGYEEWLLTEIRRLERLDHLAEKFKQKCSLHESWTSGTVELLSMKDYESASLLEIRALMRIHEAFESDLAAHQDRVEQIAAIAQELNELDYHDAVAINARCQGICDQWDNLGTLTQKRRDSLERVEKLWETIDQLYLEFAKRAAPFNNWMDGAMEDLQDMFIVHSIEEIQSLITAHDQFKATLPEADKERMATMGIQSEIVKMAQTYGIKLSGVNPYTVLSPQDITNKWDAKHLVPLRDQMLQEELARQQSNERLRHQFAAQANIIGPWIQTKMAEISHVSVDIAGSLEEQMSNLKQYEQNINYKCNIDKLEGNHQLSQEGLIFNNKHTNFTMEHVHVGWEQLLTTIARTINEVENQILTRDSKGISQEQLNEFRASFNHFDRGEVEFACIMTLVDSNNTGVVTFQAFIDFMTRKTAETDTVDQVMTRETVMASDKTYITVEELRRELPPEQADYCVSRMTRYIGSDAPSGALDYISFSSALYGESDL, encoded by the exons ACCTTCACTGCCTGGTGCAACTCTCACTTGCGTAAAGCGGGTACACAGATTGAGAACATTGAGGAGGACTTCAGGAATGGACTCAAACTCATGTTGCTGCTGGAAGTCATCTCAG GTGAAAGGCTTCCCAAGCCAGACAAAGGTCAAATGCGTTTCCACAAGATCGCCAATGTGAACAAGGCCCTGGATTTCATCTGCAGCAAGGGAGTCAAGCTGGTGTCCATCGGTGCCGAGG AGATTGTGGATGCTAATGTAAAGATGACCCTGGGGATGATCTGGACCATCATCCTGCGTTTCGCCATCCAGGACATCTCTGTAGAGG AGACCTCTGCTAAGGAGGGTCTGTTGCTGTGGTGCCAGAGGAAGACAGCCCCCTACAGGAATGTTAATGTGCAGAACTTCCACATCAG TTGGAAGGATGGCCTAGCACTGTGTGCCCTCATCCACAGACACAGACCTGACCTCAGTGATTACTCCAAACTGCGCAAG GATGACCCCATGGGAAACCTCAACACTGCCTTCGAGGTGACAGAGAAGTACCTGGACATCCCCAAGATGTTGGATGCAGAAG ATATTGTGAACACGCCAAAGCCCGATGAGAAAGCCATCATGACCTATGTGTCCTGCTTCTATCACGCCTTTGCTGGAGCAGAGC AGGCCGAGACCGCTGCCAATAGGATCTGCAAGGTGCTGGCTGTGAACCAGGAGAACGAGAAGCTGATGGAGGAGTATGAGAAGCTGGCCAGTGAG CTGCTGGGGTGGATCCGTCGCACCATCCCCTGGCTGGAGAACCGCGTGGCGGAGCAGACCATGCGCACCATGCAGAAGAAGCTGGAGGACTTCCGTGACTACCGTCGCATCCACAAGCCTCCCAAGGTCCAGGAGAAGTGTCAGCTGGAGATCAACTTCAACACCCTGCAGACCAAGCTGAGGCTGAGCAACATGCCCGCCTTCATGCCTTCTGAGGGAAAGATGGTGTCG gaCATTGCCAATGGCTGGAAGGGTCTGGAGCAGGTAGAGAAGGGCTATGAGGAGTGGCTGCTCACTGAGATCAGACGCCTGGAGAGACTGGACCACCTGGCTGAGAAGTTCAAGCAGAAGTGTTCCCTGCATGAGTCCTGGACCTCAG gaactgtggagctgctgTCCATGAAGGACTATGAGTCAGCCTCTCTGTTGGAGATCAGGGCTCTGATGAGGATACACGAGGCGTTTGAGTCTGACCTGGCCGCCCACCAGGACAGAGTGGAACAGATCGCTGCCATCGCCCAGGAGCTCAa TGAGCTGGACTATCATGACGCTGTCGCCATCAACGCCCGCTGCCAGGGCATCTGTGACCAGTGGGACAACCTGGGCACTCTGACCCAAAAGAGGAGAGACTCACTTGAG CGTGTGGAGAAGCTGTGGGAGACCATTGACCAGCTGTACCTGGAGTTCGCCAAGAGAGCAGCTCCCTTCAACAACTGGATGGATGGAGCCATGGAGGACTTACAGGATATGTTCATTGTGCACAGCATTGAGGAGATCCAG agtCTGATTACAGCCCATGACCAGTTCAAGGCCACCCTACCAGAGGCTGATAAGGAGCGCATGGCCACCATGGGCATCCAGAGTGAGATTGTGAAGATGGCTCAGACCTATGGTATCAAGCTGTCAGGAGTCAACCCCTACACCGTCCTCTCCCCCCAGGACATCACCAACAAGTGGGAT GCGAAACACTTGGTGCCCCTCAGAGACCAGATGCTGCAGGAGGAGTTGGCCAGGCAGCAGTCCAACGAGAGGCTGAGGCACCAGTTTGCTGCCCAGGCCAACATCATTGGACCCTGGATTCAGACCAAGATGGCG gaGATCAGCCATGTGTCTGTGGACATCGCCGGCTCCCTGGAGGAACAGATGAGCAACCTGAAGCAGTACGAGCAGAACATCAACTACAAGTGTAACATCGACAAGCTGGAGGGAAACCACCAGCTCAGCCAGGAAGGACTCATCTTCAACAACAAGCACACCAACTTTACCATGGAG CATGTGCATGTGGGCTGGGAGCAGCTCCTGACCACCATCGCCCGCACCATCAACGAGGTGGAGAACCAGATCCTGACCCGTGACTCCAAGGGCATCAGTCAGGAGCAGCTCAACGAGTTCAGAGCCTCCTTCAACCACTTTGACAGG GGTGAGGTGGAGTTTGCCTGCATCATGACCCTGGTGGATTCCAACAACACAGGCGTGGTCACCTTCCAGGCCTTCATCGACTTCATGACCCGCAAGACAGCCGAGACAGACACCGTCGACCAGGTCATGACCCGCGAGACA GTCATGGCCTCCGACAAG ACATACATCACTGTGGAAGAACTGCGCAGGGAGCTGCCCCCAGAGCAGGCCGACTACTGCGTCAGCCGCATGACCAGGTACATCGGCAGTGACGCACCCTCAGGCGCCCTGGACTACATCTCCTTCTCCAGTGCCCTGTACGGCGAGAGCGACTTATAA